The Nitrogeniibacter aestuarii genome has a window encoding:
- a CDS encoding sensor histidine kinase — translation MAASRQSTHSAHDLVSARPLSTDDIATAQARRLRASWLKNHARTVYVLVGLLCAIVAIWQSWRISESNALAEVRRVGAERLTLYASTVDGALDRYRYLPFVLALNPAVKQLVAEGGARGRVNVYLETVNAQAGAAALFVMSANGETLASSNWSEPLSFVGQNYAFRPYFRRAMAGESGEFFAIGVTTGQPGYFMSAPIHGPQGIVGVAVVKVDLDRLQLDWAEGGENVIVRDENGVIFLSSLPAWKYHSLGVLDEAAMAQIRARRQYNNMPIPALPFKRPRLGVPDLVNIDGQNFVEHATALKQAGWTMHYLTPMAPIRDQVVGVVAMVTVSSFLLIVFLLYLRERRERRRARDAADEAKALRVLSRQLQLEIDERKRTEEELRSTQNDLIQAGKLAALGQMSAAIAHELNQPITAIRTFVASGRRLLSLDRKDDLDRNLASVSGLTERMAVITGQLKTFARKSEGRNRPVRLDEPVTAAFALLDGQIKAAGVHVVRHTADAALVVMGDPVRIEQVLINLVSNSLDAMREVEAPVLTIDIRAEGDEAVLTLSDCGHGISPEVQHQLFDPFFTTKEVGEGVGLGLSISYGIVADMGGTIRAHNNPDGAGACFTVRLPVVTEEPSHE, via the coding sequence GTGGCAGCGAGTCGACAATCGACCCACTCTGCTCACGACCTGGTATCCGCACGCCCCCTTTCGACGGACGACATCGCGACGGCCCAGGCCCGACGGCTCCGGGCCAGCTGGCTCAAGAATCATGCGCGTACCGTTTACGTGCTCGTGGGTCTGCTCTGTGCCATTGTGGCCATCTGGCAGTCATGGCGAATCAGTGAATCCAATGCGCTCGCCGAAGTACGACGGGTTGGCGCTGAACGTCTGACCCTCTATGCGAGTACGGTCGACGGCGCACTGGATCGTTATCGCTATCTGCCCTTTGTGCTTGCGCTCAACCCGGCGGTCAAGCAGCTCGTCGCCGAGGGCGGGGCGCGTGGCCGTGTGAATGTGTATCTCGAAACGGTCAATGCCCAGGCCGGCGCGGCTGCCCTGTTCGTGATGAGCGCCAACGGTGAAACGCTTGCCTCCAGCAACTGGTCAGAACCGCTTTCCTTCGTCGGCCAAAATTACGCGTTCCGCCCCTATTTCCGCCGCGCCATGGCCGGCGAATCGGGTGAGTTCTTCGCCATCGGGGTCACCACGGGCCAACCCGGCTATTTCATGTCGGCCCCCATTCACGGCCCACAAGGCATTGTCGGCGTCGCGGTGGTCAAGGTGGATCTGGACCGTCTCCAGCTCGACTGGGCCGAAGGGGGCGAAAACGTCATCGTCCGCGACGAAAACGGTGTGATCTTCCTCTCCAGCCTGCCGGCATGGAAGTACCACAGTCTCGGTGTCCTAGACGAGGCCGCCATGGCGCAGATCCGTGCCCGACGCCAATACAACAACATGCCGATCCCGGCGCTGCCCTTCAAGCGCCCGCGACTGGGCGTCCCCGATCTGGTGAACATCGACGGACAGAACTTTGTCGAACATGCCACCGCCCTCAAACAGGCGGGATGGACCATGCATTACCTGACGCCGATGGCCCCCATCCGGGACCAGGTCGTCGGCGTCGTTGCCATGGTGACGGTGTCATCGTTTCTGCTCATTGTCTTTCTGCTTTATCTGCGCGAGCGTCGCGAGCGGCGGCGTGCCCGCGACGCTGCCGACGAGGCAAAGGCATTGAGAGTGCTCAGCCGCCAGTTGCAGCTCGAGATCGATGAGCGAAAGCGAACCGAGGAAGAGCTTCGCTCGACGCAGAACGATCTGATTCAGGCCGGAAAACTCGCGGCGCTCGGGCAGATGTCGGCCGCCATCGCCCATGAACTCAACCAGCCCATCACCGCGATCCGCACCTTCGTGGCCAGCGGCCGACGCCTGCTGTCACTCGATCGCAAGGACGATCTTGACCGGAATCTGGCTTCCGTCAGTGGCCTGACCGAGCGCATGGCGGTCATCACCGGCCAACTCAAGACGTTCGCACGCAAGAGCGAGGGGCGAAATCGACCGGTCAGGCTGGACGAACCGGTCACCGCCGCGTTCGCGCTGCTTGACGGTCAGATCAAGGCGGCCGGGGTTCATGTTGTGCGGCACACCGCCGATGCCGCGCTCGTCGTGATGGGCGATCCGGTGCGCATCGAACAGGTGCTGATCAATCTGGTGAGCAACAGCCTCGACGCCATGCGCGAGGTCGAAGCGCCAGTGCTGACGATCGACATCCGTGCAGAGGGAGACGAAGCAGTCCTCACCCTGAGCGATTGCGGCCACGGCATTTCGCCCGAGGTTCAGCATCAGCTGTTCGATCCATTCTTCACCACCAAAGAGGTTGGCGAAGGCGTCGGGCTTGGCTTGTCGATTTCCTACGGTATCGTGGCCGATATGGGTGGAACGATTCGCGCGCACAACAATCCGGATGGTGCAGGCGCCTGCTTTACCGTGCGCCTGCCCGTGGTCACCGAGGAGCCTTCCCATGAATGA
- a CDS encoding sigma-54-dependent transcriptional regulator, which produces MNETAGQVILVDDEPAMRAATAQWLELDGYQVTSFDSAEQALRSLEHTFDGVIISDVKMPRMDGISFQQHVAALDAAIPVVLVTGHGDVTMAVEAMRNGAYDFIEKPFAPERLLDIVRRACDKRHLVLENRALRQQLAAGTGLERSLIGNAPAIRRLRQEITDIADTPASVLIEGATGTGKEVVARALHDLSRRRNANFVAVNCAAIPENVFESELFGHEAGAFTGAQKRRIGKLEHASGGTLFLDEVASMPMQMQVKVLRALQEREIVRLGANDPVAVDIRIVAASNENLIDAVQDGRFRPDLYYRLNVVSLRLPRLCERDGDLPLLFDYFAQEAGRIYERPVPALSPACIAALGAHTWPGNVRELKNIAERYVLSSLPPHERLPHMLGLLPGSSGMFDATSGRSLAELTHDFERRILEASLRKHQGNIQDVMDELGLPRRTLNQKMANHGLERRQFVS; this is translated from the coding sequence ATGAATGAAACCGCCGGTCAGGTGATTCTGGTCGACGATGAGCCCGCCATGCGCGCCGCGACCGCGCAGTGGCTGGAACTCGATGGCTATCAGGTCACCAGCTTCGACAGCGCAGAGCAGGCGCTCCGATCCCTTGAGCACACGTTCGACGGCGTCATCATCAGCGACGTGAAGATGCCGCGCATGGACGGAATCAGTTTTCAACAACACGTCGCCGCGCTCGACGCTGCGATCCCCGTGGTACTCGTCACCGGCCATGGCGACGTGACCATGGCGGTCGAAGCGATGCGCAACGGCGCCTACGATTTCATCGAAAAGCCGTTTGCCCCCGAGCGTCTGCTCGACATCGTCCGCCGTGCCTGCGACAAGCGCCACCTCGTACTTGAAAACCGGGCCTTGCGTCAGCAACTGGCGGCGGGAACCGGGCTTGAGCGCAGCCTCATCGGCAATGCGCCGGCCATCCGGCGCCTGCGCCAGGAAATCACCGATATCGCCGATACGCCGGCCAGCGTTCTCATCGAAGGTGCCACGGGGACCGGCAAAGAGGTCGTCGCGCGAGCACTGCACGACCTGAGCCGTCGTCGCAACGCGAATTTTGTGGCGGTCAATTGCGCGGCCATTCCGGAAAACGTTTTCGAGAGCGAACTGTTCGGCCACGAAGCCGGCGCATTTACCGGCGCTCAGAAACGACGTATCGGCAAGCTTGAACACGCCAGCGGCGGCACCCTGTTTCTCGACGAAGTGGCCAGCATGCCCATGCAGATGCAGGTCAAGGTGCTTCGAGCCTTGCAGGAACGCGAAATCGTGCGCCTGGGTGCCAACGACCCGGTGGCGGTCGATATCCGCATCGTGGCCGCCAGCAATGAAAATCTCATCGACGCAGTGCAGGACGGCCGTTTTCGCCCCGACCTCTACTATCGCCTCAACGTGGTCTCGCTGCGCCTGCCTCGCCTGTGCGAACGCGATGGCGATCTGCCGCTGCTGTTCGACTATTTCGCCCAGGAAGCAGGCCGAATCTACGAGCGCCCTGTCCCGGCGTTGTCCCCGGCGTGCATTGCGGCGCTCGGCGCGCATACCTGGCCCGGCAACGTCCGTGAATTGAAGAATATTGCCGAACGCTATGTGCTCTCTTCACTGCCACCCCACGAGCGGCTACCACACATGCTTGGACTGCTGCCCGGATCGTCCGGCATGTTCGATGCCACGTCAGGGCGCTCACTGGCAGAACTCACCCATGATTTCGAACGCCGCATTCTCGAAGCCAGCCTGCGAAAGCATCAGGGCAACATTCAGGACGTGATGGACGAACTCGGACTGCCACGACGAACCCTGAACCAGAAGATGGCCAACCATGGTCTCGAACGGCGTCAATTCGTCTCTTGA
- a CDS encoding TAXI family TRAP transporter solute-binding subunit, with protein MKRTRLSYLALAAAMSVAGMAGTAQAQESRDYLLATASTGGTYYPVGVALATLTKVKLTPTDKIGMSAINSAGSAENVKLLRDNEAQFAILQGLYGYYAWKGKGPIEADGPQKGLRSVTMLWQNVEQFTVMSEYAKTGTIADMAGMKGKGFSMGKKNSGTIGSNETLMSNMGIDINTDYDLVYVGYGPSADAMQNGQIAGMSTPAGVPTGAVTRAFASMEGKVTMLSFTDEQMKQADGGLELWTRYTIPAGTYPGQDKDVQTIAQPNFLAVRADLDEDAVYKITKTIYENLPFLNAIHKATAAMSLQKALDGLPMPLHPGAARYYKEAGLNIPDRLIAK; from the coding sequence ATGAAACGCACTCGTCTGAGTTATCTCGCCCTGGCTGCGGCCATGTCGGTCGCAGGTATGGCTGGCACTGCACAGGCACAGGAAAGCCGTGACTATCTGCTGGCCACCGCCAGCACGGGTGGCACGTACTACCCGGTAGGTGTCGCCCTGGCCACGCTGACCAAGGTCAAGCTCACGCCCACGGACAAGATCGGCATGTCGGCGATCAATTCGGCCGGCTCGGCGGAGAACGTCAAGCTGCTGCGCGACAACGAAGCTCAGTTTGCCATCCTCCAGGGGCTCTACGGCTACTACGCCTGGAAGGGTAAAGGCCCGATCGAGGCCGACGGCCCGCAAAAAGGCCTGCGTTCAGTCACCATGCTGTGGCAGAACGTCGAGCAGTTCACCGTCATGTCCGAATACGCCAAGACCGGCACCATTGCCGACATGGCGGGCATGAAGGGCAAGGGCTTCTCGATGGGCAAGAAAAACTCGGGCACCATCGGCTCGAACGAGACGCTCATGTCGAACATGGGTATCGATATCAACACCGACTATGATCTGGTCTATGTCGGTTACGGCCCGAGCGCCGACGCCATGCAGAACGGTCAGATTGCCGGCATGAGCACGCCGGCAGGCGTCCCCACCGGAGCGGTGACCCGCGCCTTCGCCTCCATGGAGGGCAAGGTCACCATGCTCAGTTTCACCGACGAGCAGATGAAGCAGGCCGACGGGGGGCTTGAACTGTGGACCCGCTACACCATCCCGGCGGGCACCTATCCGGGTCAGGACAAGGACGTCCAGACCATCGCTCAGCCCAACTTCCTCGCGGTGCGTGCCGATCTGGATGAAGACGCGGTCTACAAGATCACCAAGACCATCTACGAGAACCTCCCCTTCCTGAACGCCATCCACAAGGCCACTGCGGCCATGTCGCTGCAAAAGGCACTCGACGGACTGCCCATGCCGCTTCACCCGGGTGCCGCCCGGTACTACAAGGAAGCCGGACTCAACATTCCCGATCGTCTGATCGCGAAGTAA
- a CDS encoding TRAP transporter permease, with protein MQPAGSPTPIAPEKDEHDAPVRSEHGLIGKILFVLGIGIALMHIYFNILTVMPSLWQNALHFAGFGLMCALLFPSLRQTGGARDTVVLAVDVAFGLLVAFAAVFLIAQEDAIYARGVHLTPIEWAAGIVLILGAIEFTRRTTGWIIPVLIVLALTYVGWWGEHVSGVFRFAGLSAETILFRSIFGDDGLFGNIALISSTFVFMFILFGAFLLRSGAGDFVIDLARSVAGKTTGGPGLVAVFASALTGTISGSAVANTASTGVITIPLMKRAGFPPKFAAAIEAAASTGGQLMPPIMGAGAFVMASYTQIPYTTIIGVSVIPAILYFASVAFFVRLEAKRSGVKQMEDGAPSALEVIKRGGLPFLLPVAVLIGLLVVGFTPTYAAGISILAVVVSSWLTPNKMGPKAILEALALGARNMVMTGVLLCAIGLVVNVIATAGVGNTFSLMITEWAGSSLIIAIVLIALASLVLGMGLPVTASYIVLGTLSAPALYNLIADAQVVDAIARGALSDEAKAVLMLVAPDQIAALGSAMSMEAANAIFAMVPIDLADALRTSVLDPATLTFALLSAHMIIFWLSQDSNVTPPVCLTAFTAAAIAKTPPMATGLESWKVAKGLYVVPLLFAYTPLLGGDWIEITELGFFALIGLYAFSAGLQGYLEHRLSPLMRLVLIANAILLLWPLPMWVHGLGASLFVTLFVFSRRLGKREAAGVAAA; from the coding sequence ATGCAGCCGGCAGGAAGCCCCACACCCATCGCCCCCGAGAAGGACGAACACGACGCCCCCGTGCGCAGCGAGCATGGGCTGATCGGGAAGATCCTCTTCGTCCTTGGCATCGGCATCGCGCTGATGCACATCTATTTCAACATCCTGACGGTGATGCCCAGTCTGTGGCAGAACGCATTGCATTTCGCCGGCTTCGGCCTGATGTGCGCCCTGCTCTTTCCCTCACTGCGCCAGACCGGCGGTGCACGCGACACGGTGGTCCTTGCTGTCGACGTGGCCTTCGGCTTGCTGGTCGCCTTTGCCGCGGTCTTTCTCATTGCCCAGGAAGACGCCATCTACGCCCGCGGTGTTCATCTGACACCCATCGAATGGGCGGCGGGCATCGTTCTGATTCTGGGTGCCATCGAATTCACACGCCGGACCACGGGCTGGATCATTCCCGTGCTCATCGTGCTTGCGCTCACCTATGTGGGTTGGTGGGGGGAGCACGTCAGCGGCGTGTTCCGCTTCGCCGGCCTGTCGGCCGAGACCATTCTGTTCCGCAGTATTTTTGGTGACGATGGCCTGTTCGGCAACATCGCACTCATCTCGTCCACCTTCGTGTTCATGTTCATTCTGTTCGGCGCCTTCCTGCTCCGATCGGGGGCCGGCGATTTCGTCATCGACCTGGCGCGCTCGGTGGCGGGCAAAACCACCGGAGGGCCCGGGCTGGTGGCCGTGTTTGCCTCGGCACTCACCGGTACCATCTCCGGCTCGGCGGTCGCCAACACCGCCTCGACCGGCGTGATTACCATCCCGCTCATGAAACGCGCCGGGTTCCCGCCCAAGTTCGCCGCCGCCATCGAAGCGGCGGCATCGACCGGTGGCCAGCTCATGCCGCCCATCATGGGCGCAGGCGCTTTCGTGATGGCCAGCTACACCCAGATTCCCTACACCACCATCATCGGGGTGAGCGTCATCCCCGCCATACTCTATTTCGCGTCGGTGGCCTTCTTCGTCCGCCTGGAGGCCAAGCGCAGCGGGGTCAAACAGATGGAAGATGGCGCGCCGAGCGCGCTCGAGGTCATCAAGCGCGGCGGTCTGCCCTTCCTGCTCCCGGTGGCTGTGCTCATCGGCTTGCTGGTCGTCGGTTTCACCCCGACTTACGCCGCCGGAATCAGCATCCTGGCGGTGGTGGTTTCCTCTTGGCTGACGCCCAACAAGATGGGCCCCAAGGCGATCCTGGAAGCGCTCGCGCTGGGCGCACGGAACATGGTCATGACCGGGGTGCTGCTGTGCGCCATCGGACTGGTGGTGAACGTCATCGCCACGGCCGGCGTCGGGAACACCTTTTCGCTGATGATCACCGAATGGGCCGGCTCGAGCCTGATCATCGCCATCGTGCTGATTGCCCTGGCATCGCTGGTGCTGGGCATGGGGTTGCCGGTCACCGCGTCGTACATCGTCCTGGGCACCTTGTCTGCGCCGGCGCTCTATAACCTCATCGCCGACGCGCAGGTCGTCGACGCCATCGCCCGCGGCGCGCTCAGTGACGAGGCCAAGGCCGTGCTGATGCTCGTTGCGCCCGATCAGATCGCCGCGCTTGGCAGTGCCATGAGCATGGAGGCGGCCAATGCCATCTTTGCAATGGTGCCGATCGACCTGGCAGACGCACTGCGCACGTCGGTACTCGATCCGGCCACCCTCACCTTCGCGCTGCTCTCGGCACACATGATCATCTTCTGGCTCAGTCAGGACAGCAACGTCACGCCGCCGGTGTGCCTCACCGCCTTCACCGCCGCCGCCATCGCCAAGACGCCGCCCATGGCGACCGGCCTTGAATCCTGGAAAGTCGCCAAAGGGCTTTATGTGGTGCCCTTGCTCTTCGCCTATACACCTTTGCTCGGTGGGGACTGGATCGAGATTACCGAGCTCGGTTTCTTCGCGCTGATCGGTCTTTACGCCTTCTCTGCCGGATTGCAGGGCTATCTCGAGCACCGCTTGAGTCCGCTCATGCGACTGGTGCTCATTGCCAACGCCATTCTCTTGCTTTGGCCACTGCCGATGTGGGTACACGGCCTGGGTGCCAGCCTTTTCGTCACCCTGTTCGTGTTCAGCCGGCGGCTCGGCAAGCGTGAAGCGGCCGGTGTGGCAGCTGCCTGA
- a CDS encoding VOC family protein, whose amino-acid sequence MTLTPFHLAFPVDDLMAARQFYGGILGCPEGRSAEQWIDFNLFGHQIVAHLSDAAGQRSTNPVDGDDVPVPHFGVVLSLADFNAMAARLKAAGVKFIIEPHTRFAGQPGEQSTMFFLDPTGNALEFKAFASLDQLFKK is encoded by the coding sequence GTGACGCTGACCCCTTTCCATCTGGCCTTTCCGGTGGACGACCTGATGGCCGCGCGACAGTTCTACGGCGGCATACTCGGCTGCCCGGAAGGGCGCAGCGCCGAGCAGTGGATCGACTTCAACCTGTTCGGCCATCAGATTGTCGCGCACCTGTCGGACGCAGCCGGGCAAAGAAGCACCAACCCGGTTGACGGTGACGACGTGCCCGTGCCGCACTTTGGCGTGGTCCTCTCACTGGCGGATTTCAACGCCATGGCTGCGCGCCTCAAGGCGGCGGGCGTCAAATTCATCATTGAACCGCACACCCGCTTCGCTGGCCAGCCGGGCGAGCAATCCACCATGTTCTTTCTCGATCCAACGGGCAACGCACTTGAGTTCAAGGCCTTTGCCAGCCTGGATCAACTCTTCAAGAAATAA
- a CDS encoding dicarboxylate/amino acid:cation symporter translates to MSLTTKIMIGMGAGIVVGLIFNQIDSAFINTHIVAGLFGMVGKMFVNALKMLVVPLVVFSLICGVLGIGDIRILGRVGGKAFALYLMTTAIAIAVAIGIAVLIAPGSGFNMEGVDVGSVSGKEAPSVWSVFAAIVPTNPIAAMASGEMLQIIFYVIVVGIAALMLGESSKKFAEACEYMNELMMKVVGIVMAAAPYGVFCLIAKTFTEQGIELFVPVLAYVLTLVSALFLHLFVTLMLLLKAFSGLNPLTFMKKIRPAQIFAFSTASSNATIPVTYRCVTERVGVNNSVASFSIPFGATINMDGTAIMQGVATVFLANVYGVDLGLGGYLTVIGMAVLASIGTAGVPGVGLVMLTMVLGQVGLPVEGIALILGVDRLMDMIRTVVNITGDAVVTTIVAKGEGQLDTAVYDNPDAGTTEDELEIDPAAEEALAEAAKPHPHA, encoded by the coding sequence ATGTCTCTGACCACCAAGATCATGATCGGCATGGGTGCCGGGATCGTGGTGGGCCTGATCTTCAATCAAATCGACTCTGCGTTCATCAATACGCACATCGTGGCCGGCCTGTTCGGCATGGTGGGCAAGATGTTCGTCAATGCGCTCAAGATGCTCGTGGTGCCGCTGGTGGTGTTTTCGCTCATCTGCGGCGTGCTGGGCATCGGTGACATCCGCATTCTTGGGCGGGTCGGGGGCAAGGCCTTCGCTTTGTATCTGATGACAACCGCGATCGCCATTGCGGTGGCCATTGGGATCGCGGTGCTGATTGCGCCGGGCTCGGGCTTCAACATGGAAGGGGTGGACGTTGGCAGCGTGAGTGGCAAGGAGGCGCCCAGCGTGTGGAGCGTGTTTGCCGCCATCGTGCCCACCAATCCGATCGCCGCCATGGCCAGCGGCGAAATGCTGCAGATCATTTTCTACGTGATCGTGGTCGGGATTGCCGCCCTGATGCTCGGTGAGTCGTCCAAAAAGTTTGCAGAAGCCTGTGAATACATGAACGAGCTCATGATGAAGGTGGTGGGCATCGTGATGGCGGCCGCGCCGTACGGCGTGTTCTGCCTGATCGCCAAGACCTTTACCGAGCAGGGCATCGAGTTGTTCGTGCCGGTGCTGGCCTACGTGCTGACCCTCGTGAGTGCCTTGTTCCTGCATCTGTTCGTGACCCTGATGCTGCTGCTCAAGGCCTTCAGCGGGCTCAACCCCCTCACCTTCATGAAGAAGATCCGCCCGGCGCAGATCTTTGCCTTTTCGACGGCCAGCTCGAACGCCACCATTCCGGTGACCTATCGATGTGTGACCGAACGGGTCGGGGTCAACAATTCGGTGGCGTCATTCAGCATTCCGTTCGGTGCGACCATCAACATGGACGGCACGGCCATCATGCAGGGCGTGGCGACCGTGTTCCTGGCCAATGTGTACGGCGTCGATCTGGGCTTGGGGGGCTATCTGACCGTGATCGGCATGGCTGTGCTGGCCTCGATCGGTACGGCCGGGGTTCCGGGTGTGGGGCTGGTGATGCTCACCATGGTGCTGGGCCAGGTGGGCTTGCCGGTGGAGGGGATTGCGCTGATTCTGGGCGTTGATCGTCTGATGGACATGATCCGGACGGTGGTGAACATCACCGGTGATGCGGTGGTGACCACGATTGTCGCCAAGGGTGAAGGGCAGCTCGATACCGCGGTCTACGACAACCCGGATGCCGGCACCACGGAAGATGAACTGGAGATCGATCCGGCCGCCGAAGAGGCGCTTGCCGAAGCGGCCAAGCCCCATCCGCACGCCTGA
- the imuA gene encoding translesion DNA synthesis-associated protein ImuA: MLFQAPMSTVQPLSLDALLTRADLWRGQDAVRSQGPRVASGFAPLDAALPDKGWPCGCVSEILSSGRGLGEVSLVLPALRALAPEAGWIVLVAPPGRVHAPAWLARGVALSRLLVVQASGQDAAWACEQLLGSGALAALLAWLPGSHPRQLRRLQVAAGKTESLCMVFRPTSAARHPSPAPLRIALSGSPRGLMVDILKRRGPPLSAPLNLAIERPLPWQRLARRHVTPTPVQTQPVRVDA, from the coding sequence ATGCTTTTTCAGGCCCCCATGTCCACCGTTCAACCCCTGTCGCTCGATGCCCTGTTGACCCGTGCCGATCTGTGGCGCGGGCAGGATGCGGTACGGTCTCAAGGGCCGAGGGTGGCCAGCGGATTTGCACCGCTCGATGCCGCCTTGCCTGACAAAGGCTGGCCTTGCGGTTGTGTGAGCGAGATTCTCAGTTCGGGGCGCGGCCTTGGTGAAGTGAGTCTGGTGTTGCCGGCCTTGCGGGCGCTGGCGCCCGAAGCGGGGTGGATCGTGCTGGTGGCGCCCCCCGGGCGGGTGCATGCCCCGGCGTGGCTGGCGCGCGGGGTTGCCCTGTCGCGTCTGCTGGTGGTGCAAGCCAGCGGACAGGATGCCGCCTGGGCTTGCGAGCAGTTGCTGGGCAGCGGTGCCTTGGCCGCCTTGCTGGCCTGGTTGCCGGGCAGCCACCCGCGCCAGCTGCGGCGCCTGCAGGTGGCTGCCGGCAAGACCGAGAGTCTGTGCATGGTGTTTCGCCCCACCTCGGCCGCCCGCCACCCCTCCCCCGCCCCTTTGCGCATTGCCCTCAGTGGCAGCCCCCGAGGGTTGATGGTGGACATTCTCAAGCGTCGCGGGCCACCGCTGTCGGCTCCGCTCAATCTGGCCATCGAGCGCCCCCTGCCCTGGCAACGGCTGGCCCGGCGCCATGTCACGCCGACACCGGTGCAGACGCAACCGGTTCGCGTGGACGCGTGA
- a CDS encoding Y-family DNA polymerase: MEPLWLAIHFHRLPVEVLALPAPAAVIARQRIVVADTLAAQGGIKADMRLADALALVPGLRPHERQPELEADALSALACWAGNFTPMVSLEGTDTLLLEIGGCLQYFGGTDIILGLVRQGAIDQGLSVRLGLAPTPRAAHWLSRVDHTDGCWESRLAELPVEALPLSQGAHERLHALGLHTLGKLYPLPSATLGHRFGAELPVLLGQARGQLPDPRKPFDFPEQFAQRLELPAKVEHAERLLFAARRLLLALAGWLEARQAGISECTLILAHEDLPPTRLVLGFATPTRNAERLLRVTREQLERHQLAAPAIELFLEANAPQALAGTNGRLFGQQDDGAIAPVVERLRARLGDDAVHGIRPLADHRPECATAPVRWPIEPDTGVPQRARPLWLEEPPRPLRERAGRPTHSGEPLSLLSRGERLESGWWDQGEAAGDMRRDYFVASTPEGAWLWVFRDPQGWWLHGYFD, from the coding sequence ATGGAACCACTCTGGCTTGCCATCCACTTTCATCGCCTGCCGGTCGAGGTGCTGGCCCTGCCAGCCCCGGCTGCGGTCATTGCTCGTCAACGCATCGTGGTGGCCGACACCCTGGCCGCCCAGGGCGGTATCAAGGCCGACATGCGCCTGGCGGATGCGCTGGCCCTGGTGCCCGGTCTTCGCCCCCACGAACGTCAGCCCGAGCTCGAGGCCGACGCCCTGTCGGCCCTGGCTTGCTGGGCCGGCAACTTCACCCCCATGGTGAGTCTGGAGGGCACCGACACCTTGCTGCTGGAGATTGGTGGTTGCCTGCAGTATTTCGGCGGGACAGACATCATTCTGGGACTGGTACGCCAGGGCGCGATCGACCAGGGGCTGAGCGTGCGCCTGGGGCTGGCCCCCACACCGCGGGCAGCCCACTGGCTGAGCCGGGTCGACCACACCGATGGCTGCTGGGAGAGCCGCCTGGCCGAATTGCCGGTCGAGGCCTTGCCTTTGTCACAGGGCGCCCATGAGCGCCTGCACGCCCTGGGGCTGCACACCCTTGGCAAGCTCTATCCCCTGCCCTCGGCCACCCTGGGTCATCGCTTTGGCGCCGAATTGCCCGTGCTGCTCGGTCAGGCCCGCGGACAGCTGCCCGACCCGCGCAAGCCTTTCGACTTTCCCGAGCAATTCGCCCAACGGCTCGAATTGCCGGCCAAGGTGGAACATGCCGAACGCCTGCTCTTTGCCGCCCGCCGTCTGCTGCTGGCCCTGGCCGGCTGGCTGGAAGCACGGCAGGCCGGCATCAGCGAGTGCACGCTGATACTGGCGCATGAAGACCTGCCGCCCACCCGGTTGGTGCTCGGCTTTGCCACCCCAACCCGCAACGCCGAGCGCCTGCTGCGGGTCACCCGTGAGCAACTCGAGCGGCACCAGTTGGCCGCCCCTGCCATCGAGCTGTTTCTCGAGGCCAATGCCCCTCAGGCCCTGGCGGGCACCAATGGTCGCCTGTTTGGCCAACAGGACGACGGTGCCATTGCCCCGGTGGTGGAGCGCCTGCGCGCCCGGCTGGGAGACGATGCCGTCCATGGCATCCGCCCGCTGGCCGACCATCGCCCCGAGTGCGCCACGGCCCCCGTGCGCTGGCCCATCGAGCCCGACACCGGCGTGCCACAACGCGCCCGCCCCCTGTGGCTTGAAGAACCGCCCCGCCCCTTGCGCGAACGCGCCGGTCGTCCCACCCACTCGGGCGAGCCCCTAAGCCTGCTGAGCCGGGGTGAACGACTGGAAAGCGGCTGGTGGGACCAGGGCGAAGCCGCTGGCGACATGCGCCGCGACTACTTCGTGGCCAGCACCCCCGAAGGCGCCTGGCTATGGGTCTTCCGCGACCCGCAGGGCTGGTGGCTGCATGGGTATTTTGATTGA